A stretch of DNA from Lotus japonicus ecotype B-129 chromosome 4, LjGifu_v1.2:
TTTGGTGGTGATCCCATGGGTTGTCGTGTTTGTGGGTGGTGGGGGTTATCTGTTTGCTAAAAGAAGGAGCTTGGTGGGCATGTGTGGGGTGCTGGCGTGAGTTTGGTGGGCATGTATAGGGTGGGTGCTTGATGAAAGGTGTTGTAATATTTTGTGTTGCCTTGCTGTGTTTGGACCATGTTGTGGTGCTGGTTTGGAATATCTAGTATATATAGGTATAGTTGGTTTGGTAGTTTTAAATTTCAATTCTTATGTGTGATGGGGATATGTAGTTTAATGAGGTGCGTTGAGGCTGGTTTTAAATTTCAATTCTTATGTATGCTGGGGGTATGTAGTTTAATGTAGTTTAATGTTGTAATATCTAGTTTAATGTGGTTTAATGTTGTAATATCTAGTTTAATGTGGTTTGGAATATCTAGTATATATAGGACCCTGATCTCTTTTCTTGTTTCTGCCCCTGTTGCTTAGTTTTCCTTTGTGCTTTTAGTGTTCTTTTTTACTTTTGCTGGCCTTATAATCCTAGTCTTGTGTGGATCCTTGGTGCTATGTTTTTGTATTGGTTCCTTGGGCTCTCTTTTTGCTCTTGGTTCCATTTCTATTTTAATAAAGTGTctgtttccaaaaaaaaaacagcatatTTAGAATTTATGGTACATCTATTTTGTCATGCTTATTAAAGCTAGTTTTTGTatgtaaattttcattttttcaacagAATGTCAAATGATTTTGTTGCTGCACAAAGAACTTCAAATAAGGATGATGAATGGAAGCCTCAAGTAGGCCTACTATTCAACACTTTGGAAGAGGCATGGAAACTTTGGAATGGTTACGGTGGAAAAAATGGATTTAATGTTCGGAAGCAATATTTTAACAAGAACAAAGATGGAATGATATTGACTACTAGATATGTGTGCAGCAAAGAAGGAATTCGTAAACCCGATAAAAGGGATTGCTTGACAACTAATCATCGGCTTGAGACAAGAACCAATTGTCCTGCAAGGATAGGACTCAAATACATGAAAGAGATTGGAAAGTATCAAATTCATGATGTTGTTGATGAGCATAACCAttatctgcatcttccagagaCGACTCACATGCTAAAATCTCAGCGAAAACTAtcacaagttcaagctcaagagattGATTTAGCAGATGATTCAGTTATCAAGCAAAGAGCTGTATTTGAACTAATGAGTAGACAAGTTGGCGGGAGAGAAAGCCTTGGTTACACACGGTTAGATCAAAAGAATTATCTTCGTGGCAAAAGATTGAGAAACATGGCATATGGGGAGGCTGGAAGCTTATTACGGCACTTTCAACAAAAACATATAGAAAACCCATCCTTCTATCATGGAGTCCAATTAGATGTTGATGAACaaataacaaatattttttgGGCTGATGCGAGAATGATTATGGACTATGAGTACTTTGGTGATGTTGTCTCTCTTGACACTACATATAGTACTAATAATGCATATAGACCTTTGGCTGTTTCAATGTGTTTTTAAGCAATTTGTTTAAATTTCTCAATCTTACTTCTTTTGCTTTATTGTGTTTGCATAGGAAAACACTTGCCCCAATAACAATCTTGGTGTTTCAAGTTCTCAAGAGCAACCAATCAATCATGGTGATTCAAGCTCCCAAGTTCTCAGTAACAATCACGAGTTACATAATATGATAACCCATGAAAGCACTCATAGTTTTACTAGACTATTAACTGTAAGTTTCCCCTTTTATTCATGTGCTTTAATAGTATATATAGTTATTaccttttcattttaaaaatttaactttaactatattttattctttttataATATAGGCACCGCTTGATGACACATTTCTCCGATCACTAAGTTTTGACTTGAATCAAGTATCAAGTCATTTGCCAGGGTGGCTTCCTCAACATGATGGGTGTTAGATATGAAGAACCAACTTACATGACAACATTTTTTGTAATTGTTAACATCATGGTGTCAATATAACAAACTTTTTTTGTAATTGTTTATATCAACCATAGGAGATATTAGATATGGTAGAAAGTATTAACAATGTTTTTTGGTGTTGTTCAGGTGTTAAGACATCAATTATTAACTGATATGACatcattttttttgtaattgttAAGTTTTAATATTGAGAtgataagaagaagaaatagtATGAAGTAGAATTatctaatgttttttttttgtagtaaGATATGACAAGAAGTGGATTGAGATAAAGATATGTTTGAAAACATTTATtggttcaaaataaaaaattatgaaaatggtAGTCAGAAACTCAAAATACATGAGTTTTGAAATGCCATGTAAATATTTATTGGTtccataataaaaataaaagcatCACGAAAATGAAGCTTTGCTGTTAACACTATTTACAAACTTACACGAAAATGAAGTGAAATTTGGCTGTGTTAATTTATAGTATAAGGACTACAAAAGCTCACTAGGAAATGATTGGGTACATCACACATAAGACACACTATTTAACCTTCTTTTAATTTTAGCCTTTGATCTATCTTAAAAGAAATGAATGGTTGAGATTTACTCACATTATTTCCTCAAGTTTTTCTCCACATGAGAGGATCCCCACCCGGGAGAATGGGTAGTTTTAAATTTGTGGTTCTTTTcattctattttatatttaaaaattgatcaatGTGTGTTACATGAGAAGGAAATCTATGATGAAGTATAAAATTCACATCTTTTTcagctttttaatttttttgggttttattttaaataacgAATAAAATGAAGAGTGGAAATGGAATGACACGAGGCAAAATTCAGTGTTCGCAAAAATTATACCCAACGTATAGATAGTTTtgatagtaaaataaaatattaatttcaaaaaataaaaaatctattaTACTCTTATCTTATTTTATGTCACTATCCAACTCTCTTGCTTTATTTTGCTTTATAAAATACTGCTAAATAAACAAGTTTCTAAATCCAACAAGTTTTTACTTTACTTTtcaattaactttatctcattaaaccctaaaccctaaaccctaaacccccatTCTCCCATACTTTTCCTCTTGATTTCCCATATCTTCAAAGTGTACCACACAATGCATTTTGTGTTGTGTTGACTGAAGACTGTACCTGCAATGTtccattttctcacataagccAAATCTTCTTTCTCTGATCGATgcttttgcctttttttttccttccatTTCTTGCAAATGGAATAGCATTCAAGATGGACACAACACGACACTGAACACATGGCTCAATTCAGAGAGCATATCTCTTGCTCTTtgataccaaaaaaaataaactgTTAGAAGTCcgacattggctagagatagagcatagatagcctttataagggtagtgcaaaccttaactcttgagctagcttttgtggttgagtataggtctcccaatttctaatatggtatcagagcctatcctagatccatttgttgtttgttgtggagacttcCCATATTCGGGGCACCCGTTGTTATTGATCtcacgttccaggttgttcagtcctggacgtgagggggtgtgttagaagtccgacattggctagagatagagcatagatagcctttataagggtagtgcaaaccttaactcttgagctagcttttgtgatTGAGTATAGGTCTCCCGATTTCTAATATAAACAAACAATGAAAtccttaattaattataaaagggTTCGAGGTTTAATGTGTATTAGAATTTACAAGTACAAACACAACATTATTGTGCACAAAAAAGGGGTCAGGAGgcatttcttttttcctttttttcaaaAAGGGTACACTTACCTACCCCCCTTCCCCAATATATAGTTATATACAAACAGGGGGGGGACTTCATCTTCTAAAACCAAACCTCCAACTTATCACTCGCTTTCCTTTCACTAGCACACTTTCTCGGTTTCTCCTTCTCCCCTTCTATAAACCTTCACCTCATCACATAAACCCAGCTCCAACAAGCACCTCTTTATCCCAAACTTGTCACTGCTTCACCATCATCCaaaatcatcatcttcttcaacccaCCGTACCCCTGCACGTACtccattctcttctcttttttttttcaccgtCCTCGTTCTCCCACTCTATCACTCCCTTGCCGCGCTTTGTTCAGAGAAGGGGTTTTAGGTTAGATCTGAATCCGTTACTCTTTCTTTtgtttggaaaaagaaaaaaataatggtTAAGGCCCAACATGTAGTTTAGGGTATCTTTATTTTAGTGGTAGTGTTAAGAACaaaccaaaaataattttcttagACCATCATTATCCAAGAAACTCATTAGAAAcctaatttaaatttttgtaATATCACGTCATTTAAACCACTTTAATCAactctatttattttttactccaacccaacaactctaaAAAGTTTCTTAAATTAACCCCACAATATACCTCacctttatatttttattatttatatttcattttaattaattcttattttttatttattttttaatcattaaatttgGAAAAGAAACTTTGAACAAAGTTTCTCACACACAAATAAATGACAATGTACTTTTAGATTCCATGAACCGGTTAACTCGGCCAGTTTGGTTGAACCCGCGAGTCATTATTTTTTTCCCCGCTTGGAATCGATCTCGTTCCCTTGAGGTCTATAACTGTGAACCTTACCACTAAGCTAGCAAGTGTTTTTTTTCATTCCTTCGAAAAATAGCTAGCAAGTGTTTTGAAATTATAGTtacaattaattatatatataaacagaAATAATAAGCAATACCAGCTTTTcacattttcatatttatttatataagttTATTCATCATCATAGTATATAATTTGTATAAAAAAACTTGCATAGTGTGCATCTTGATTCTATCATTTAACCATttattcattttctattatAGACTGTAATTGAAGAATAggttttttacatttttattttattttattttatgttaacTCTTGGATTTCATCATTAAAGTGTTTCTTTTACTATAACTAACATGATAGTGTCACCTTCAACAAACATGATACTATcatgatgaaaataaaaattgtattTTATTGAACAATCAATATATTATGATGGCACAAAATATGATGATTATAAAATATGAATTAGTCTACATTAAAAGTTGGATGGTAAAAATTGATTTCAAGATGTTCCAAAAAATTACTAATTTCTTTCATTTATGGAGAATTATAATAGATGAAAATAAGCGGTAATATGTGAGAGATGTAAATTTAAATGAGTTATAAATGtaataaaataagataaatagTCTTAGGTGTGTAAACCATGGTCCTTTCTTAGGTGTGTAAGACATAAAAATGGATCATGGTAGTTTAAGAAAGACTATGGTAGTCTTAGTCTTATTGTCTTACAAACTTAAGATTACTTAATTTATATATTccatttatatttaaatttacaTCTCTCATATTACCGCTTATTTTCTTCTATCATAATTCTCTATAAATGAAAGAAatgaaatgagtttttttttagtttatctTGAAAGAAATTTTTACCGTCCAACTTTTAATTTAtgcttatttatattttatcttcaTCATACTCATAATATATTGGTTGTTCAATAAAATATGATTATTATTTCCATCATGATAGTATGTTTGTTAAAGTGTTATTATTGTGTTAGTCATAGTAAAAAAATACTATAATTATGAAATTCTAGagttaacataaaaaaaattaaaatgaaaagaagTTATTCTTCAATTACAtccaataaaaaatgaataagtGGTTAAATGATATAATCAAGAGGCTTAGATGCACACTGCACATGTCTATTTACAAATTGTATACTATAACGATGAATaagcaaaataaataaaagaatttgtagaactagggatgacaatggaaCCCGAACTCGTGGGGTCCGTTCGAGCCCGTACCCGATTTTACGGGTAAACCCCGATATGATTGGGTTTGGTACTGGTGAAACctgcacccgaacccgaacctgAACAATATATATGAAATTGTAAAACTACTCTTATATATCATGTTAATAACTTAATTTGTTAACAATTTGATCATATTTGAACGTTGCcccgtatgatagctcaagtggtatgaGTTGGGGACATAAAGGTAGGATAGGGGGAGGTCCAGGAATCGATTCCTGGCAGGTGCATTTTatatttccgatgtaccaaaaaaatcatatttgaaCGTTAAGgtatcatattttttttggcaaaaaagatataaaagtttttttcacaacaaaataaatacaagttgcattttattttgcaaaaaaatctaTATATCAAATTAGGTTAAGACATGAATTTGAGGCTACAACGAGTTTGAATTTGGATTTAATATGAGAGTTTGAGTTTGGGATAGATAAAACTCGAGCCCGACCCGACCCGTTGTCATTCTTATGTGGAACAGTTATAAAAAGAGCCACAGGTCCGTTTTATGGAGATTGCCGCCGCGGTTGATGAACAGGACAAAGTGGAACTGGTGGGGCCACGCCGACAGAGTTGGGGTTGAGGTCAGTGCTGGTGGGAGTGGGAGGAGGAGTTGAATGAAGAGGAACAAGAACAACCACTGATAATTGGCTTCTGATTCTGCCATTGATTTGCGTATTTGTGTTCAGTGGGGTGGGAGATGAGAATTGAGAAATGTGGTGGGAATGGTGTGAGAGTGATGAGGTAAGGTTTTGTTCTTTGCCAATCACTCCCCTTTCACGCCATTTTTACACGAGGAATGAAATGAAATCATTGAATGAAGTCACGTGGAAGGGAATGAATTTACTATTTAGTTTTTTAGTGAGATTAAGGAAAATTCTTTTATATATACACTAAGAAAATAAAGTATTACTCCATTTTTCCTATACTACAACTATATAATaactaatactccctccgttccttattataagaacCAGATGAGGGGTataacttagtttttttttataagaactaatTCAGATTTTAAGGTGCATGAATTATATTTTGGCAacaataccctcatttaattgaggtttctctttctttccactatgcaactcattaatgataagtagaaattaagaaaaataagttGGGGTAATTTTATAAAGTCAAgataaatttgaacaaatttaataCTACCAACCACTTTCTTAAGAGGTGTGCATTGGTGGATTGGTTCTTacatataggaacggagggagtactatttttatttattttttcttatattatataactgatacttttacaattttaagagagcattaattatactttactaATTAGATTGTTCctttcatttattggtggtaggaaaattgaaaagttagaattgatATTTCTTAACTAATACTTGTtcaacaaccttaaagtatCAGTTATATTACTTACTaggattatacccgtgcgatgcacggagcCAGATTTCTTATTTCATTCAAGTTTATTCAAATCATCGTAATTAATGTATTagttatattaatattaattaacattaataaattatttaaatgtaaGTGCATACTACTACTAATTTTATaagttcttagttttttttagatATATAAGTTCTTAGTTGTTTGTTCTTAAATATCAAGTTAAAAttagctttaaaaaaaaaagttaaaattaggcttaactgcacttttggtcccccacttatACTATTTGTGCGAAAATGATCCCTAAACTTAAAAATTACAATTCTAGTCCAATACGTTTACATCTGTTTGCACTTTTGCACATCACACACGAGTCAAGAGAGTCTCACACACCATGAGATGTGTAAACCATCCGACCATTGGTCCAAGCCCAATAGCCCAGCACTCTTCTCAACGTGACTCACTTGCAGTAATTTTGCACATGTAGCCGAAGCAGCACCTAGTCATCCCTTCCAAAATTATCTGCCTAATAGTTAAAGCTTAGTTAGAATATGCTTcttgttttttaaaaataaataaaatagttcaCCCACCAAATCAAAAACTTTTGTAGCAGCAGCCATGACTACTACACCCCTTCTCAAAAACCATCACCGAAAAAGAATTTGGTTTGGAACTATCTAAGGTATCAGTCATGGCATCCACAAGCAAGCTTCCAGATTCAGCAGCTTACCCTAAGAAAGTCAGTGCTATAAGTTAGAAGAATGTCACAGTGCTGAACAAATGTTCTCTAGCCGTTCTGCAAGAAATCACAATGAATGCTAAAGTCATTGATAGTTGAAATTGTAAAGAAAGGTATAAATTCATGGAGAAGTTTATTTGGTTGGATTTATTAAGACACACAAGTAAAGGGAAGGTCATGAAGTGGAGAAGGAAGtaaaaaatcaaacaaatatGAATTTCTGGAGGTTTTTCAAAGGAGGTTTAACCTCCCCTATATCAACTATGTTATTTTCTTGATTTATAGTGTTTACATTGCAGCAGTTTTTGACGCAATTTAATATTAAGATTAAGTAAGAAAATTCAAACATTCTATTACACTTAAGCTTGATTTATAGTGTTTACATTGCAGCAGTTTTTGACGCAATCTAATATTAAGATTAAGTAAGAAAATTCAAACATTCTACTACACTTAAGCTTGATTTATAGTGTTTACATTGCAGCAATTTTTGACGCAATCTAATATTAAGATTAAGTAATAAAATTCAAACATTCTACTACACTTAAGCACTAACAAAGTTAGCCTAAGACATGATTGGCCCCACTATCTTATTCCTTAAGAGTAATGTTactcacacacctctcttttgaggtgtgtgaggtggaatgatgagagagataggaagaaaagaaaaagtaagggagagaaagtatgagatgtgatagatggtaagaggagagagatagaaacaaaaagaggtggaaatgaagtgttttaaaaatgaggtgtgtatatatcattactcactATCATATAAAATGATGAAAGACACAATAAGGGTCATATAGAGGATTCATGTTTAGCCAGCGTTACCAATGGCCAAAATTAAACATCTTTTTATCATTATAAAATGATGAAAGACACAATAAGGGTCATATAGAGGATTCATGTTCAGTGACCAATTTTTGATGCGGCAACAACATGTTAAAGGAGCATAATCCAAATCAGGTAATGAACCAAGGTCCACAAACCCTTGTTGTAACATGTTCTAGGAGGAACAAAAATCAGAGTGACCAGAACGGTATTCATGAATTATAACTGCTAAGTAATTAAAGAGTGAATTCCCAACATCAATCAGGTACAATAATTTATTAGAACCATATCTTTCTGCTTTCCTCAAACCAAATCCAACgttccttcatttttttttaaatattgaaaCTAAATCTTGTACaccaacattttttttaaatattgaaaCTAAATCTTGTACAAACAAAGTGAGTATGTACAAACTAATCTTAACAAAGCAACACCAGAGTAACAATCATAGCAGCTGCAACTTCTAAAGCCTTCCTCAGATCAATCAAATTGCACACTGAGTGTTATCAGTCCTGCTTGTACCACGTCCAGCAGCCCAGCCAAGTCTGATCAGTCCTGCTTGTATCACGTCCAGTAGCCCAGAAAACCTCTATGCCTTCTGTCACTCCTTGCTGCCTTCATCACAATCCGAATTCTCATTCACCACCATGTGTCAACAACCTCTTACTCATTTCCAACTTCAGCATAATTTGATCCATTTGTGTTTCCATTATTAAAATGTTTCAAACATGTTCCCATTAATGAAGGATCTGCAAATATCAGTCATATTATATTGAGAGAAGTCACAATTTAGAAATTATACTACAATACTTTATgcaataaagaaaataaactgCAAATTCTACCTTATTCtattcagagagagagagagagaaacactgtaAGTATTTAATAGCCTAGAGAATGGATAAAGGAAGTCAAGTGCAAGTTCTAGAAAAAAGCTGCTGCTTAATTTCAAACACGTCATGCAAGGTTGAAGAGCTAGAGCATTACCATTGCCCAAATCTTaaagatgatttttttattgaagaTGATTATCATAATAAAAGATCATGAAGGGTAAGACTTTGGCTAAAATTCAAGGTCTCAGTATTCAAACATCAAgaattgttttgatttttcaatcATATGATAATCAGTTTTACTTCATGGTTCAACACCTAAACAACTATAAAATTTTACACAACAGATACCTATTGTTTTTCAAAGCAAGGTTGAAGAGGGCCATTGCTCCAACTTCCTGAGCCATCAAATTTCCTTCATGCACAGCTGATTGTAAAACTGCAAAAGGGCTTCAACAAACTCATTAGCTCCCATAAAAATTCAGGCTTCCAGCTCATCCCTTAGCAACAACCTTTTCTATTCCACCACTTCACTTTTCTAATCATAGAGAAAAGTAGAAACTTTTGGTAGTTTACTGCTAATGTCCAGTGTTGTAAAAATTGGTCTGAATTATTCAGAATCAATGTTTAAAGATTGGAGCAATCATTTATGAGTTGAAATTAATTATCTTTCATGTTAGAACCTGCAGAAATAGTACTGAAATACCAACAAAAAGTAAAGATAAAATCCTTAAGACAAAATGACATCCACCAAACCATCATGCACTTCAGGATAGTCTTTCAAGTAAACATTATGCCATCAAAACATATATATAACACTAATGTACTGTAGCTGAAGGCAGTGAAGAGAACAATATCGAAATACATTAAGAGGCTACACTGTTAGGCATTGAGAATACACCAGTTCATTGAAGATTTGCAGTCTAATGTCTACTGGAAGAATTGAAAAGGATTTATATTTGAGAAAATCACATTAAAACTTTTAATATGAGGGGAAAGTACTGAATGGAAAcacattaatttaaaataatcatCTGTATTGTATCAGTTAGATGTCTCAATTCATCAACTTACTTGTCCATGAGAAGAAGCAAAACACACGAAAGCCAAGAACCCCAAAAGAAGAGTGACTCTTGAACATGCATGGATTGTTGACAAACCAAAACTAAGATTGAACATGAATTATATTAACCGTTGAAGGAAAATAAAGATATTACATATCGACAAATGACGTGGATACCTAAGAAGGAGAGGGTAGTGTGTGAGCACCTCACTTTTCAGAGTCAGTACTCAATAAGTCATTTGACATTGAAAAACCTGTCAAAAAATACAAATCCATGGTTAGCTTATAAGCTTCATTAGAGGGTCAGAAAATACTTGGAATATTAAGGATTAACATTCAGCACATGATGATAAATATTTAAATCATAACAGAGCTAAAGATGAAGGgcatttgaaataaaaaaaaaaattactgctATTTTCTttgataaagaaagaaaaattatcTAATTGTTAAACCAAACATACGATTAGCACCATTAAAATGATCAAACATTTGACTAAAGGTCTGTTGTTCTAAACAACTGAATAAGGTAGTGATGTTCATAAGCCACTATTAATTACCATTCATTGATTATTATTTTACGAATAAATACTCCAGATTACTGAAAAAATAAAGTATTAAATGCTTTTCGTGTTCTAATGATATTAAATGCTTAGAAGTtgtcatttaatacattttatttcAGTCCTGTATCACTCAACTCAAACTATAAGCAAACACATAGAGATAAAGCACTCTAATGGCTTGATATATTTACTACTTGGCACAGGCTACAAATTCTAGTATTTATCATGATAACTGCAATGGAAAAGGCTGTTTTTATCAATAGTAGCTATTAAAATTTGTAATTGTAAGTCAAAAAAGAATTGCTCACATGCCTGCTGAAGTCTCAAAGCAACTTTCTGGTACACTTCGTTCATCTCTGTGAAGTAATTTTCTTTTATGGTTTGGATCTGTAGGTTGAAATAAGCATAATCAAATAATCAAAACATTAGTAACCTCGAGACTTCTCATGATTTAATCTGTAGGTTGAAATCGGTAGAATCAATTAtcaaataatcaaaatattagtCACCATGAGACCCCTCACGCAAGGCATTTGTATCACCGTTGCATCAACACTTTTGGAGGAAATAAAAgaggttctttttctttttttaacctTTTGTTGGGTATCATAAATTGCAAGTTTCACTTCCATTCTCAAATTTAGATGTCTAAACAATAGTACCAACTTGCAGTGGAGAAATGCCATTTATATCACTATAACATTTGATTAATAATTACAGAGTCTTTAAACTGCAGAATGGCACTAAATAAAAGAGGATAAAAAAGTAGTAATAAATAAGCAGTTGCAACAGTAGAGTAATGTTATGCTCAGAAGGATGAATAAAAGATTCCAGTCCAATGGGTAtatttagagaaaaaaaaattatatcatgATTTTTCCTCAAAGACTAATTAAGATGTCACATTCttgttaattaatattttcaccATAAAAGTCATCATATAActcttatttaatttacatcacAGTTTGCTTTATCAATATCTGTTGTCATAGCAAAACTATATAGTGAGGAAATAAAAGTAAATAGCACAGTACCTTTTGGTACACTTCTTCTCGCCAATCAGCCCCACTTGGTTGTGCAATCTGTGCTGTAGAATCCAAAGAAGCTACAATAGGTATGATATGAAGCAAACATAAGAATG
This window harbors:
- the LOC130711853 gene encoding protein FAR1-RELATED SEQUENCE 5-like isoform X2; the protein is MSTAQPTVAMDADEQLESPTTAKDADEHRTSPTVAMDADEHRTSITEATRMSNDFVAAQRTSNKDDEWKPQVGLLFNTLEEAWKLWNGYGGKNGFNVRKQYFNKNKDGMILTTRYVCSKEGIRKPDKRDCLTTNHRLETRTNCPARIGLKYMKEIGKYQIHDVVDEHNHYLHLPETTHMLKSQRKLSQVQAQEIDLADDSVIKQRAVFELMSRQVGGRESLGYTRLDQKNYLRGKRLRNMAYGEAGSLLRHFQQKHIENPSFYHGVQLDVDEQITNIFWADARMIMDYEYFGDVVSLDTTYRKHLPQ
- the LOC130711853 gene encoding protein FAR1-RELATED SEQUENCE 5-like isoform X1 — protein: MSTAQPTVAMDADEQLESPTTAKDADEHRTSPTVAMDADEHRTSITEATRMSNDFVAAQRTSNKDDEWKPQVGLLFNTLEEAWKLWNGYGGKNGFNVRKQYFNKNKDGMILTTRYVCSKEGIRKPDKRDCLTTNHRLETRTNCPARIGLKYMKEIGKYQIHDVVDEHNHYLHLPETTHMLKSQRKLSQVQAQEIDLADDSVIKQRAVFELMSRQVGGRESLGYTRLDQKNYLRGKRLRNMAYGEAGSLLRHFQQKHIENPSFYHGVQLDVDEQITNIFWADARMIMDYEYFGDVVSLDTTYSTNNAYRPLAVSMCF
- the LOC130715369 gene encoding mediator of RNA polymerase II transcription subunit 15a, with protein sequence MDITLQPQPLLRDIQQRLQASGSLLQQNASDQNKKLYESQRAFPESSTTSLDSTAQIAQPSGADWREEVYQKIQTIKENYFTEMNEVYQKVALRLQQVFQCQMTY